Below is a window of Anaerolineae bacterium DNA.
CCGGCGCATCAATGCGGATAACCGGCTTATGCGTGGGGATGACCACCACCTCGAGTTTGTATATCTTATGGAATTCCTCGGCCTCAGAGGCGGCCGTTCCGGTCATGCCGGCCAGTTTGGGATACATGCGGAAGTAATTCTGAATGGTGATGGTCGCCTGGGTGACCAGGCGGGGATGGATTTTCAGGTTGTGCTTGGCCTCCAGCGCCTGGTGCAGGCCGTCGCTCAGCCGGCGATCGGGCATCAGCCGGCCGGTGAATTCATCTACCAGCACGATACTGCCGCGCTGGATAATGTAGTCGCGCCCCTCGCGGAAGAGCACCGCCGCCTTCAGCGCCTGCTCCATATAGTGCACATAGCGCTGGTTGACCGGGTCGTAGATGTTGTCAATGCCGGCCATCTCCTCCACCCGGGCCAGGCCGGCCTCGGTGAGATAGACCGTGCGCGCCTTCTCATCCACCACATAATCGGTGCCGGCCTGCAGTTTGGGCGCGATGCGGGCGAACAGCTTGTACTCCTCATCGCTCTCCTCTGACGGGCCGGAGATGATGAGCGGGGTGCGCGCCTCGTCAATGAAAACATTGTCCACCTCGTCCACGATGGCGTAATACAGGGGGCGCTGGACCTGTTCCTCCAGGGAGTAGGCCAGGTTGTCGCGCAGATAGTCAAAGCCGAACTCATGGTTCGTGCCGTAGGTGATGTCGGCGGCATACGCCTGCCGGCGCGGCACCGGCCGCAGGTGCTTGTACTCGCTCTTGGTATATCCCGGCTCGTACAGGTACGATTTGTTGCTCTGCTGGAGCAAGCCCACGCGCAGGCCCAGCAGATGATAGATGGGCCCCATCCACACCGCGTCACGCCGCGCCAGATAATCATTGACCGTCACCAGGTGCACACCCTTGCCGGTCAGCGCGTTGAGGTAAATGGGCAGGGTCGCCACGAGGGTCTTGCCTTCGCCGGTCTTCATCTCGGCAATTTTGCCCTCATGGAGCACGATGCCGCCCATCAACTGTACATCGAAATGGCGCATGCCGACGGTACGCTTGGCCGCCTCGCGCACCAGCGCGAAGGCATCCGGCAGGATATCGTCCAGGGTTTCGCCGCGCTGCAGCCGACCGCGCAGGATGTCGGTCTGCGCGCGCAGTTCCTCGTTGGTCATGCGCTGGTACGTGGGCTCCAGGGCATTGATCTGCGCGACAATCGGCTTCAGACGCTCGATCTCTTTGGCATTGGGATCGCCAATGATCTTGCTTACCAGGCTCCTCAACATACGGACAGCACTTCCTCTCTATGCGGTCATCCTGGGGATGGCCGCGATTTCAGATGTATTTACCGGCCGGCTCGCCGGCGCGGATATTATTCGTTGAACAGCGCGCCCACCGAGATGCCGAGGTGAATGCGCCGGATGACCTCGCCCAACAGCGGAGCGATGGACAGGATGGTCATGTTGGGCAGGCGCTTCTCGGGCGGGATGCGCACCGTGTTGGTCACGACAATTTCCTTGAGCGGGGCCTCCCGCAGGCGCTCGGTCGCCGGCGGCGACAGGATGGCGTGCGTGGCGCAGGCGTAGATATCGCGCGCGCCCTTCTCCACCAGGAAATGGGCCGCCTGGGTCAGCGTGCCGGCGGTGTCAATTTCATCGTCGAAGATGATGGCGTTCCTGCCGGCCACCTCGCCGATTAGGTTCAGCATGGCGGTCTTCTTGCCGTCCAGCGAGCGCCGCTTCTCCACAATCGCCAGCGGGGCATTCAGCTTTTCGGCGAAGTTGCGGGCGCGCCGGCTGGCCCCGATGTCCGGCGCCACGATGACGACATCCTCCAGGTTCTTCTCGACGAAGTAATCGCTCAGCAGGTGAAAGGCGGTGATCTCATCGCCGGGGATGTCGAAGAAGCCGGTGATCTGGCCGGCGTGCAGGTCCACGGTCAGGAAGCGGTCGGCGCCGGCGACAGTGATGAGATTGGCCATCAAGCGGGCGGTGATGGGCACGCGCGGCTGGTCCTTCTTGTCGGTGCGGCCGTAGGCGAAATAGGGCACGACGGCGGTAATGCGGCCGGCGGAATCCCGCCGCAGGGTGTCAATCATGATCAACAGTTCCATGATGTTCTGGTTCACCGGACTGTTGCCGGTGGGCTGGATGACGAACACGTCCTTCGCCCGCACGCTGGAATGGAGCCGCACGAACAGGTTCTCGTTGGGGAACTGGATGATATCCCGCCCCCCCAACGGCACCCCTAGGTATTGGGCAATCTCCTCGGCCAGCTCAGGATTGGCCGTCCCGCTGTAAATCGCCAGCTCACCATACATCTTAAACATATTTGGCCCTCCCCAGGCACATATCGCTGTAGCCATACTTCCAGCGAAGTTCATTATACTATAGGGAGACAGAATTGCGAAAGTTTCGAGCGATGCCGTGAGAAAGGGGTCTCGCCAGTTCCCCCATGCGCCGCGGGTGCGACGCGGCGCTTCATGGGGAAAACAGGGATAATGAGAAAGAAGCACCCACCGCGAGGATGAGGAAGCGCTGGACAAAGCAAGAAGCAAGTGACAGTCACCTGCGAGGTGACTGTCGCTTGCTGTCACTTGCTTTCCATCCCTTCCGCGTCTTCTGCGTCTGCCTCTACGTCTATGCTCGCCATGTCCACGCCGGCCGCCCAGGCCACACCCAACAGGAATCCGCGCGCACGCTCTGCCAGCGGATAGCGCTTCATCAGCTCGCGGAAGCGGGCATTATGGGAGGGCTCCACCAAATGGGTCAGCTCATGGAGCAGGACATAGTCCAGCACCCAATACGGCGCTCTTCGCAGACGCTCGGAGATGCGTATCTCGCCGGCGGTGGGCGAACAGCTCCCAAAGCGCTTGCGCTGATTGGAGGCGTAATACACCGACTGGAAGCTCAATTTGCCGTCGAAATATCGCTCGTTAAGCTGTTGGGCACGCAGTAACAGGCCGGCATCGCTCTGGGGTGTGCGCCGGCGCATACGCCGGCGAATATACCCCTGGGCCTGCTCCACCGCCTGCTGGATCACATCTTCCAGCGCGGCATCCGGCATACTCGCCGGCACATGCAGGATCAGGAGCATGCGATCGGCGTCCAGGTCAAA
It encodes the following:
- a CDS encoding preprotein translocase subunit SecA → MLRSLVSKIIGDPNAKEIERLKPIVAQINALEPTYQRMTNEELRAQTDILRGRLQRGETLDDILPDAFALVREAAKRTVGMRHFDVQLMGGIVLHEGKIAEMKTGEGKTLVATLPIYLNALTGKGVHLVTVNDYLARRDAVWMGPIYHLLGLRVGLLQQSNKSYLYEPGYTKSEYKHLRPVPRRQAYAADITYGTNHEFGFDYLRDNLAYSLEEQVQRPLYYAIVDEVDNVFIDEARTPLIISGPSEESDEEYKLFARIAPKLQAGTDYVVDEKARTVYLTEAGLARVEEMAGIDNIYDPVNQRYVHYMEQALKAAVLFREGRDYIIQRGSIVLVDEFTGRLMPDRRLSDGLHQALEAKHNLKIHPRLVTQATITIQNYFRMYPKLAGMTGTAASEAEEFHKIYKLEVVVIPTHKPVIRIDAPDVVYRTRQAKLRAIVREIEEAHKRGQPVLVGTTSVEKSEELSRMLQARGIEHVVLN
- a CDS encoding ribose-phosphate pyrophosphokinase; translation: MFKMYGELAIYSGTANPELAEEIAQYLGVPLGGRDIIQFPNENLFVRLHSSVRAKDVFVIQPTGNSPVNQNIMELLIMIDTLRRDSAGRITAVVPYFAYGRTDKKDQPRVPITARLMANLITVAGADRFLTVDLHAGQITGFFDIPGDEITAFHLLSDYFVEKNLEDVVIVAPDIGASRRARNFAEKLNAPLAIVEKRRSLDGKKTAMLNLIGEVAGRNAIIFDDEIDTAGTLTQAAHFLVEKGARDIYACATHAILSPPATERLREAPLKEIVVTNTVRIPPEKRLPNMTILSIAPLLGEVIRRIHLGISVGALFNE
- a CDS encoding M48 family metallopeptidase gives rise to the protein MTGTRGKKSDTVELSRDGFTIQVLRERRRKRTVTFDLDADRMLLILHVPASMPDAALEDVIQQAVEQAQGYIRRRMRRRTPQSDAGLLLRAQQLNERYFDGKLSFQSVYYASNQRKRFGSCSPTAGEIRISERLRRAPYWVLDYVLLHELTHLVEPSHNARFRELMKRYPLAERARGFLLGVAWAAGVDMASIDVEADAEDAEGMESK